The following coding sequences lie in one Trueperaceae bacterium genomic window:
- a CDS encoding YojF family protein codes for MRPIDRHVVQAELDRRLGQDVFLHLETTTGSYTKLGPEKKNPVIAFVRNARVSYARGTVTGSGPFRVGLKLADGWVYADGLTDYDVNERDELLLAGLDCEGQLTMALQLSATPFREGTHDAD; via the coding sequence TTGAGGCCGATAGATCGACACGTCGTGCAGGCCGAGCTCGACCGTAGGCTCGGTCAGGACGTGTTCCTGCACCTGGAGACCACGACCGGCTCGTACACCAAGCTCGGTCCCGAGAAGAAGAACCCCGTCATCGCGTTCGTGCGGAACGCGCGCGTCAGCTACGCGCGCGGCACCGTGACGGGCTCCGGCCCCTTCCGCGTCGGCCTGAAGCTGGCCGACGGCTGGGTGTACGCCGACGGGCTCACGGACTACGACGTCAACGAGCGCGACGAGCTGCTCCTCGCCGGGCTCGACTGCGAGGGCCAGCTCACCATGGCGTTGCAGCTGTCGGCCACGCCGTTCCGGGAGGGCACCCACGATGCTGACTGA
- a CDS encoding aminopeptidase P family protein — MDWLPVVQSELERLGLDAWLMYDFRKSNPVVRPILGPLLEGNTASRRVFLLVPARGRPRFAVHAIEAGSLPPGIDVDVVSYSSRESLQRVLEGFLAGASRVAMEYSPNGDNPYVGRVDAGTIEWVRSLGVEVVSSGDLAQVLEVWTPEQLKQHLTAAAGVMAAKDAAFALIAQRAQLGQPVTEVEVQRLIESHFADRGLAPGTAPNVSFGAHSGDPHYHPLPGVRDATLRPGDVVLIDLWAKVPEAGAPFADVTWMGVHGRPSAELERVWEAVKGARDAALGLIAGAYAMGRWPTGAEADHAARQVLEAAGYGEAFTHRTGHSLGSATTHGVTAHLDGFETNDTRALRPGAGVTIEPGAYFETFGVRSEINVYLGEDGPRTTTDLQAELEVL; from the coding sequence ATGGATTGGCTACCGGTGGTGCAGAGCGAGCTGGAACGGTTGGGCCTCGACGCCTGGTTGATGTACGACTTCCGCAAGAGCAACCCCGTGGTGAGGCCCATCCTCGGCCCGCTCCTCGAGGGGAACACGGCCAGCCGGCGCGTGTTCCTGCTCGTGCCCGCCCGGGGGCGCCCCCGCTTCGCCGTGCACGCCATCGAGGCGGGCTCGCTGCCGCCCGGCATCGACGTCGACGTCGTCAGCTACTCGAGCCGGGAGAGCCTGCAACGCGTCCTGGAGGGGTTCCTGGCGGGCGCGAGCCGCGTGGCCATGGAGTACAGTCCCAACGGCGACAACCCGTACGTTGGCCGCGTGGACGCCGGCACGATCGAGTGGGTGCGCTCGCTCGGGGTCGAGGTCGTGTCGTCGGGCGACCTGGCGCAGGTGCTGGAGGTCTGGACGCCCGAGCAACTCAAGCAGCACCTCACGGCCGCCGCCGGGGTGATGGCCGCCAAGGACGCCGCCTTCGCCCTCATCGCGCAGCGCGCGCAGCTCGGGCAGCCCGTCACGGAGGTGGAGGTGCAGCGCCTCATCGAGAGCCACTTCGCGGACCGCGGCCTCGCGCCCGGCACGGCGCCCAACGTGAGCTTCGGGGCGCACTCCGGCGACCCCCACTACCACCCGCTCCCCGGCGTGCGCGACGCCACCCTCCGCCCGGGCGACGTGGTGCTCATCGACCTGTGGGCCAAGGTGCCCGAGGCGGGCGCGCCGTTCGCCGACGTCACCTGGATGGGCGTCCACGGCCGGCCGAGCGCCGAGCTCGAGCGCGTGTGGGAGGCCGTCAAGGGGGCGCGCGACGCCGCGCTCGGGCTCATCGCCGGTGCCTACGCCATGGGCCGGTGGCCGACCGGGGCGGAGGCCGACCACGCCGCGCGCCAGGTGCTCGAGGCGGCCGGTTACGGCGAGGCGTTCACGCACCGCACGGGCCATAGCCTCGGCAGCGCGACCACGCACGGCGTCACGGCGCACCTCGACGGCTTCGAGACCAACGACACGCGCGCCCTCAGGCCCGGTGCCGGCGTGACCATCGAGCCGGGCGCATACTTCGAGACGTTCGGGGTGCGCTCCGAGATCAACGTCTACCTGGGGGAGGACGGGCCGCGCACCACAACCGACCTGCAGGCGGAGCTCGAGGTCCTGTGA